TTAAAGCATCAAAAATTTTCATTGTTTTATTGATTTGATTATCTTGGTCTGTGTCAATTGTATTTTCTCGATTATCAAGAGCTTGGAAAGCTTTAATTTTTTCGTTGAAAAATTCTTGTAGATTATATCGACCACATAAAGCAAAGCCTTCTACAAGTGTTGGATAATTTTGAGCGTTTATGGTTATATTTTCATAGCTACTTGCGTTAAGCATATTGCATTGAAGATTTATGATTATAAAAAGGGTAGATATTATTGTATTTAATTTCATGCGTAGTTCTTTGTTTGTTGAAATATTTTTTATATAATTTTTTGTGTCGTAATTTCAATATATTATTTTAGACAGTAAAAAAGGTAGATACGAATATCTACCTTTTTTGTAATTCTATACTTTTTTTAATTATTTGCTATCAATTGCAAACACTTCAACACGTCGGTTTGCAGCTTGTTGTGCTCTGTTACCACCTTTTACAGCAGGCATTTCTTGACCTCGAGCAGCAATTTTAATGTTTGCTTTGTCGATGCCAGCTTCAATAAATTTAGTTGCGATAAATTTAGCACGTTGTTCAGAAAGTGTCATATTATAAATTGCTGACCCAGCAGAATCACAAGCATGGCCTTCAATTACGATTGTTTTGTTTAATGCGATCATTTTTTTTGCATGTTCAATATCAGCTTGTAGTGATAATTCTTGTGCTTTATCTATGTGATATTTATCAAACGCAAAATAAATAGTTTTAAATTCATTTTTGCTTTGGTCTACAGCAACGCTTTCCCACTCAAATATAGAATTTGTTTTGCGAGTCGTTTTTACTGTTGTATCTGTTACAACTTGCTCAGATGAACTGTTTGCTTCTTGTGCAAAGTTATGTAAAGCATCATCATCTAAAGTGAATGCTTCTAAATTTTCATCAAAAGCACTTTTTTTAATCGAAGTTTTTTTTGTAGAAATTTGTGTCGAAGTTTTTTTATTATTTTGTTTCTTAGCACAACCTGTTGTGATGATCATGAAACATAAAAAAATGTGGATATATTTTTTCATTTTATCCCTTAGTTTGATACAATAGTAATATATAGTTAAAATAGGCAGTAAAAGCTTATTCATAGCCTAATATAATTTTTTAAACTGTCAAAACATTTATACAAATGGAAAGATGATGCAAAAGGTTGTAGATAAGTTTGTAATAATTATTTACGCTAGCTTTTCTATAAAAATTCTTCAGTTTAAACATCAAGGGTGTTTAAAAGTTCTTATACTATACAATAAGGCAGGTAATAAAATTTACACACTGAGTTTGTAAAATAATGAGTAATTAAAAAATATAGTAAAAAATAAAATTATAAGTTTTTAAAATTTGTTATATGTGGTTTATAAAACCAATAAAGATATATGAAAAAATTTTAGGAGTTATTTAAGATTAAAGTAAGGATGCAATGAAAAAAATATTAGTAAATATTGAACCATGGGAAAGCAGAGTTGCTGTTCTTCGTGATGATCAACTTGAGAATATTTACTTTAGTTCTGCAACAGACAATGTAATTGAAAAAGCTTTTTTTAAAGGCACAGTTATTAAAGTTTTTCCTGGTATCCAAACAGCTTTTGTTGAAATTGGTCAGGAGCGAGCAGGCTTTTTACATATCTCAGAGATTGATAGAGACCTTGCAGTCAACAAAATTGAAGGCGCGGATCAGTTTGATATTATTCATGATAAATCAATGGAGCATGAAGATGATCAAAAACAGTCTTCATTTAAACGAGCAGCTAAAGCAAGCATTAGTGCTATATTTAAAGAAGGCCAAGAGATCTTAGTACAAGTGAGCAAAGAACCAGTTGGTGAAAAAGGCGCAAAGCTTACAACATGCTTTACACTTCCTGGTCGTTTTCTTGTTTTAATGCCAAACATTGGCAGAATTGGTATTTCTAAAAAAATAGGTAGCAGCCAAGAGCGTCAACGTTTACGTGATATCTTAACGACTAATTTACCTGCAGGTATGGGTGCAATTATTAGAACGTCTGCTGAAAATGCAGACGAAGGTGAAGTATCTAAAGATATTCATTTCTTGTTGAAAGACTGGAATAATATTGTAGAAAAATATAAAACAGCTCCAACTAAAACTAAAATTCATGAAGAAGTTGATATTTCTTTACGTGTAGTTCGTGATCATCTTGATCATACGGTAGAATCAATTATCACCGACAGCAAGCTTAACCAAGAGCGTATTTATACCTACTTAAAAAATGTTGCTCCAGAATTTAAATATAAAGTTGTTTTGCATGAAGGGGCTACAAATTTATTTGATTTATACAACATTGATAAACAAGTAAATAATGCTTTGTGTAAAAAAGTTTATCTTAAATCAGGTGGTTCAATTATTATCGAATCAACTGAAGCGATGACATCAATTGATGTGAACACAGGTCGATTTACAGGTAAAAACAATTTAGAAGACACAATTTTAAAAACAAACTTAGAAGCTGCGCGTGAAATTGTTCGAGAATTGCATCTTCGTAATATTGGAGGGTTAATTGTTATCGATTTTATCGATATGAATGATCTTAAAAATCGCCAAAAACTTGTTGAGCAGTTTGAAAAACATTTAAAAGAGTATGATAAATTCCAGTCAGTTGTGCTTGCAGTGTCTGAATTTGGGCTTGTACAAATGACGAGAAAACGCTCTGGAAAGACATTAATACGTCAATTAACAGAATCGTGCCAAGCATGTAAAGGCGCTGGTTATTTAAAATCAAGTCGAGCAGAAAGTTATGAAGTGTTGCGAGCAATTGATCAAAAATTAGCACACCTTGGGAGTAAAGGGGCACTTGTTTTAAGTGTGAATCCAGAAATTTTTGATTTTATCTCAAGCATTGAATTTAATTCGATTTTAGCTTTAGAAGGTAAATTTGGTGTTCAAATTACATTTTTAAGCAAACCAACCTTGCTCAGAACTCAATTTGAAATCAATAAACAGTAGTATTGCTCGTATAGTAATTAACCTGATGTTTTTATAGGTATTGTCAGGAGTCGATGTTATAGCATGATTCCTAAAAATACGTTTCATAAAATTATAGGGCTTTATATTTAATGTATTACGTTGCTGGGCCATGGCTCAGCAACTATAAATACCTCGCTGAAAGGATTATTGTGGAAAAACCAACTTCTGTTTTAGATAGATATCCAGAATACAGAATGGATATTGGCATCGAAGTGCACGTACAATTAAACACGAAAAGTAAAATATTTTGTTCTTGCTCTAACGCTCAAACACAAGTGCCTAATCTTAATATTTGTCCAATTTGTGCTGGGTACCCAGGCGTATTGCCAGTGTTAAATAAGCAAGTTGTTGAATTTGCTGTTATGGCAGGACTTGGAACAAATTGTGAAATATCTGAAGTTTCAGAATTTGATCGTAAACATTATTTTTATCCTGATTTGCCAAAAAATTATCAAATTACGCAAAATGATTTCCCGATTTGTCGTAATGGCTATGTGATGATTCGCTTAGAAGATGGTTCAACAAAAAAAATTAGAATTAACCGTATTCACATCGAAGAAGACGCTGGTAAAAATACTCACTCAGATTATACAGGTGAAAGTTTTGTTGATTTGAATCGTACCGGTACGCCTTTAATTGAAATTGTTACCGAAACTGATATCGATAATGCTGAGCAAGCTCGTGCTTATTTAAAAGCTTTGCGTACAATTATGCAATATCTTGGTGTCAGCACTTGCAACATGGAAGAAGGTTCATTTCGAGCTGATACGAATCTATCCGTTCGTAAAAAAGATTCAGCTGAACTTGGAACTCGTTGTGAATTAAAAAACATTAATTCATTTAAATTTATTGGCGATGCGATTGAGTACGAAGCTGAACGTCAAATTTTAGCAGTGATGAATGGCGAAAAAATTGTACAAGAAACTCGTTTATGGGATTCTAAAAATAGAGTTTCTGTTTCGATGCGTAAAAAAGAAGGTATGGCTGATTACCGATTCTTTACCGATCCTGATTTAGCGTTGGTAAAAGTGACTCCAGAATTATTAGCGCACGTACAAGCTAATTTTCCTGAAATGCCATTTCCTAAATTTGATCGATACAAACAACAGTTTAATTTATCTGATTATGAAGCTGAAATTATTACTTCTGATTTAGCATTAACTCAATATTTTGATGCGTTAATGGCTTGTCATGAAAGTAAGTCAGCAACAAACTGGTTGTTACGTGATGTACTTGGTGCTTTAAAAGAGCAAAAAGTTACGATTGAAGAGTTTAAAGTTACTCCTGATAAATTAGCAATGCTGATTAAATTTGTAGAAGATGGCGTGATTAATAATAAAGTCGCAAAAGAAGTTTTTGACCTTATTGCAAAAGAAGGTGGAAATCCTGCTGAAATTATTGAAAGCAAGGGACTTAAACAAATTGGTTCTGCAGATGAGTTAGAAGCTATTGTAAAAGAAGTTTTTGCTCAAAATCCTCATCTTGTTGAAGAGTATAAAGCTGGTAAGCAAAACTTATTCGGATTTTTTGTTGGTGCATGCATGAAGGCTACCCATGGAAATGGTGATCCTAAGTTGCTACAAGCATTAGTGAAAAAATATCTAAGTTAATTGTAACTTGGTATTGTCGTAAAAAGAAAGCCCTACGTAATTGTAGGGCTTTCTTTTTTAGGGCGATATTTTTTGTTCTGTATTTTAAATCTGAAGTTGGTTAGCTCCAATCATAAAATTCACTATATCGATGATAATTTTGATTTTTTATAAATACATAATCTGTATATAAACATGGAATACATACAACAGCACAAGGTATTAACATCGTGGCAGCACAACAATTAATATTGCCAATATTATTATTACAATAAATATCTAAACATTGAAATTGATCATTAGTTTCTTTTGTTTGCTGATTTTTCATTGTTATGTATCTACTATAAAAACAAGGAAATTTAAGCATGCAACCTAATCTAGATGGCATTGCCATGGTAGCATTGCAGCAATTTTCACCATCAATATTTTCGCACCAGCCTTTACGACAACAGTTAGGCATACTTTTAATAAATTTTTCTCTCTTCTGTCTTGATGATTCTCTCTTCTGTTTTGCTAATTCGTATTCGCTCATTTCATTGGGAAGATATGTATCTAATGTTTCTTTAATAAATTCATCTAAAAAATCTTTAATATGATATTCATTATGTATGTGAGCTTTAATTAAAGCATCGGTTGTCCATGCAGGAGTTTGGGTTGAATTATCAATCAATCTTTGCTCTTGTGAATATTGACTAGCATTTGCATTGCTACTGACTATGATCCATATAATTACTATAAAATGGTTTTTCATTACATTTTGCTTCGTGATTTAAAAATAAAATAATAGTATAATTTATGCTAATTTTGTCAATTTATTACAATTTGTGATAAAGATTAAGAAGGTGTGTATTAAAATTCTGAAATTTTTGACTTTAACTGTTTTGACGTAATTTTTTATTTACAAGTATAATATGATCGGCATAGACACAAGGTAAACAAAGACAAAAACAGGGTAAAAATTTGAGAGCAGTACAGCTGCTTATTTGAGTCTCTTGGGCACAGCAACAATTCAAGTTTAAAAATTTTAATACTCCATGATTATCATCGGTTTGTTCATTTTTATGGTGAATATATTCTGGTATCCAGGTGCAAAAGCCTAATAATGCACAAGGTGCAATTGCTGTAGCGCAACAACAGGAGTATTCTTCTGTTTTATTTTCATTGCATAGCCAGTTGGTAAAACAACATGGTTCATACTCATCTTTGGATTGAACTGAAGATTCTTGAGAACTTGATTGTTCATGTGTATGTGCTGCATGTTTATTACTACTTTCAAAACTATATCGATCAAAAAAACTGAGGTCAATTGTTTCCATGTCTTCTGCTGTTATGGAAAAATCATTTTTGTCACAAGTTTTTAGATTGTTTGTGTATAACGCAATAATCATAATAAAAACGATAAAAGACTTCATGAAAATAGCTCCGTAATGGTGTGGATCAAAATAAATAGCATGTATGTATAGGTTATGTAAACCAAATTTTTACGAGAAATTTTTGCCCTCCGTTTTCTATCAAAACCTCCGGGGATCTGCTGGCCGCTAGGCCTCATGCACTATTTCTTTACATAAAAAAGCGTAACGTGGACACCGCTACCACTGTTTCCGGAGATGAGCGAAGCGATATCGTAGGTTTTTGTGCAGATGTAAATTTGGTTGGTACAGCCTAGATACTATTTATTTTATACCTCTATTGTAAATATTTAGTAACAAAAAGATGATACCAAGCAGATTTTACTCATCTGCTTGGTATCATTTTCTCTATAGATGTATTATTTAATTTGTTATCGGATGATTTGTTAAATATTCATCCATGAGTTCTTTTTCATAAAAAGCAATAAGTTCATATTCTTGATCTAATGATTGAATAAGTAATAGATGTGGATGATTATGCAAAAGAGATTCTTTCCAGGCTTGCAACAGCTCAAATAAATTTGATTGAGAGACACAAATTCCTTGATGAGTTGATTCAAGTCGCTTAATTTCCACTATACTTTTTTCATAATCAATAGAGAGTTCGGTCTCTTCTAAATCTATTGAGCTGTTGTTATCAAGGTAGCCATCTTGGCCTTCATTAAGATCACAACATTTTTGAAATGCTTGAAAATCATTTTGTAAAAGTTTTATTAAGTATTGTACTTTAGATGTTTTGAAATTTTTACTTTGTAATGTGAAATTTTCTTCTAAGGGTGCATAGGTAAAATGTGCCATTCCTAGAATCTCTTGAGGGGTATAGCTTGCATGATCTCTTCTATTTGCTATTGACTGAAATGGTGAGTTATTTTCATATAGCCGAGTTTTTTTAAAATTTGGTTCAGATTCTGCAGCATACAATATAGAACTGCACAGTAATAAAAAAATATATTTTTTCATGAGGGGTCCTGCTTTCTTTATTAACTTTTTTTAACTATTTTTAAATGAAGGGAAAAATGTAGCTTGCCCCGATGGCATAATGTTTAAAATAGTATCAACATCTTTGCCTATAAGTTTTATTGAAGTCATCGGATCATCTTCTGTATAAATAGTAATATTATCTGCTTGCTGAGAGCTATAGGTTAAATTATGATGATCTATTGCAGATAATAATGTATAAAAAATTTCATGAGGGGTTTGTCCGTAAGGATAATATGTTTTTACACCCCTGCCTTTTGTTGTTAAAGTTTTTATAATAAGATTAAAACAACCTGATTCTTTATTCAAATCATACGATTCAAATAAACGAACTTTTGGTGTTAAAGCAGGTAAGTACAGGTGGCCGCCTTTTAACATAGATGGATAATGAGGGCTTGTCTCAGACAAATTAGAAATGTTTATCATTTCTCCAATAAGTACATGATAAAAATCAAAAGATGTAATAGGTGTACAATTTGTTTCAGAGGTTTTTACACAAAGCTTCATAGATCGTGTGATATCATTAAGTTCTTGTGCAATAGGATATAATTGTGCACAAATATTAAGATAAATAACTCCATAGGGTGTTTTTTGTAATACTGATGCATCAGTAAAATTATGAGTAATTGCACGAAATGAATCAATCTGAGTAACATTTTTCATATGAATAAGATTTGGATCAAGTGTTGTTGTCGAAACATTATTCATTCTTGATAAAAACTCTTTTTGGTCTTTTGATAATTTTTTTGATTGTTCTTCTATCATATCGTTGATCTCTATTTGAGAGACAATACTTGTCAATACAACTTTTGATCGTAAAATATTTTCTTGAAGTTCTTTTTTTTCAGCGCATTTTTCTTTTTCTTTATCTTTATCGACAGATTTGCTTGCAAGTTTGCGACTAAATCGTAATTCTTGTTCTGGGCTGTATGTTCGCTCTTCTTCATCATCTGAAAAATTAAAGCCACTAAAAAAATTATGAGATTGATCGGCATCATCATCTTCATCATAAGATTCTATTGCTTGTGCTGCATCTTGAATTGCAAAAAAATTAATGTTATCAGGACTTTCAATTGGAGTTGCTATAACATTATCAACTTCAGTTGTATAAGGAAATTCATTTCGCTTTGTTTTGTTATTTTTATGGGGCGTGGAAAATGAAGATGGAAATATTATAGAAGAACAGATAAGCAGGTGTACCACTAATAGTTGTAATTTTTTAAAAAAGTTCATAATAAAAATCCATATTGAGTTATAAATTTAAAATCTTATGTAAATAATAATGCAATTTGTGTTGCGTAATCAAGTAAAAATTTTTCTATATGAAATTTTTATCATTTGAATTGCTATTTTTATAATCTTTTATTAATTGTTAAAAATTAAAAGTATGAGGTTCTGTAAACCAAATTTTTACGAGAGATTTTTGCACTCCGTTTTCTATAAAAACTCCGGGGATCTGT
This genomic interval from Candidatus Chromulinivorax destructor contains the following:
- a CDS encoding OmpA family protein — its product is MKKYIHIFLCFMIITTGCAKKQNNKKTSTQISTKKTSIKKSAFDENLEAFTLDDDALHNFAQEANSSSEQVVTDTTVKTTRKTNSIFEWESVAVDQSKNEFKTIYFAFDKYHIDKAQELSLQADIEHAKKMIALNKTIVIEGHACDSAGSAIYNMTLSEQRAKFIATKFIEAGIDKANIKIAARGQEMPAVKGGNRAQQAANRRVEVFAIDSK
- a CDS encoding Rne/Rng family ribonuclease yields the protein MKKILVNIEPWESRVAVLRDDQLENIYFSSATDNVIEKAFFKGTVIKVFPGIQTAFVEIGQERAGFLHISEIDRDLAVNKIEGADQFDIIHDKSMEHEDDQKQSSFKRAAKASISAIFKEGQEILVQVSKEPVGEKGAKLTTCFTLPGRFLVLMPNIGRIGISKKIGSSQERQRLRDILTTNLPAGMGAIIRTSAENADEGEVSKDIHFLLKDWNNIVEKYKTAPTKTKIHEEVDISLRVVRDHLDHTVESIITDSKLNQERIYTYLKNVAPEFKYKVVLHEGATNLFDLYNIDKQVNNALCKKVYLKSGGSIIIESTEAMTSIDVNTGRFTGKNNLEDTILKTNLEAAREIVRELHLRNIGGLIVIDFIDMNDLKNRQKLVEQFEKHLKEYDKFQSVVLAVSEFGLVQMTRKRSGKTLIRQLTESCQACKGAGYLKSSRAESYEVLRAIDQKLAHLGSKGALVLSVNPEIFDFISSIEFNSILALEGKFGVQITFLSKPTLLRTQFEINKQ
- the gatB gene encoding Asp-tRNA(Asn)/Glu-tRNA(Gln) amidotransferase subunit GatB, translated to MEKPTSVLDRYPEYRMDIGIEVHVQLNTKSKIFCSCSNAQTQVPNLNICPICAGYPGVLPVLNKQVVEFAVMAGLGTNCEISEVSEFDRKHYFYPDLPKNYQITQNDFPICRNGYVMIRLEDGSTKKIRINRIHIEEDAGKNTHSDYTGESFVDLNRTGTPLIEIVTETDIDNAEQARAYLKALRTIMQYLGVSTCNMEEGSFRADTNLSVRKKDSAELGTRCELKNINSFKFIGDAIEYEAERQILAVMNGEKIVQETRLWDSKNRVSVSMRKKEGMADYRFFTDPDLALVKVTPELLAHVQANFPEMPFPKFDRYKQQFNLSDYEAEIITSDLALTQYFDALMACHESKSATNWLLRDVLGALKEQKVTIEEFKVTPDKLAMLIKFVEDGVINNKVAKEVFDLIAKEGGNPAEIIESKGLKQIGSADELEAIVKEVFAQNPHLVEEYKAGKQNLFGFFVGACMKATHGNGDPKLLQALVKKYLS